In one window of Juglans regia cultivar Chandler chromosome 3, Walnut 2.0, whole genome shotgun sequence DNA:
- the LOC109008559 gene encoding chromatin remodeling protein EBS encodes MAKTRPGKRDIDSYTIRGTNKVVRAGDCVLMRPSDTGKPPYVARIEKIEMDGRNNVKVRVRWYYRPEESIGGRRQFHGAKELFLSDHYDVQSAHTIEGKCTVHSFKNYTKLENVGAEDYYCRFEYKAATGGFTPDRVAVYCKCEMPYNPDDLMVQCEGCKDWYHPACVGMTIEEAKKLDRFVCSECSSDEDVKKPQITFSASPAADAKVEPKRRRR; translated from the exons ATGGCCAAAACTAGACCTGGTAAAAGGGACATAGATTCCTACACCATTAGAGGCACCAACAAGGTTGTCAGAG CTGGGGACTGCGTGCTGATGCGACCATCAGACACGGGTAAGCCCCCATATGTGGCGCGCATAGAAAAGATCGAGATGGATGGTCGGAACAACGTGAAGGTGAGGGTGAGGTGGTACTATCGGCCCGAGGAGTCAATCGGAGGGCGGAGACAGTTCCACGGAGCCAAGGAACTCTTCTTGTCCGACCACTATGACGTGCAGAGCGCCCACACTATCGAAGGGAAGTGCACCGTTCACTCTTTCAAGAACTACACCAAGCTTGAGAATGTTGGGGCTGAGGATTACTATTGCCGATTTGAGTACAAGGCTGCTACTGGAGGGTTCACTCCCGACCGAGTGGCCGT GTACTGCAAATGTGAGATGCCTTACAACCCAGATGACCTCATGGTGCAATGTGAGGGGTGCAAGGATTG GTATCATCCTGCTTGTGTGGGCATGACCATTGAAGAAGCTAAAAAATTGGATCGCTTTGTGTGTTCTGAATGTTCATCTGATGAGGATGTTAAAAAACCCCAGATTACATTTTCAGCATCACCAGCTGCTGATGCCAAG GTGGAGCCCAAGCGGCGGAGGAGATGA
- the LOC109008553 gene encoding protein STRUBBELIG-RECEPTOR FAMILY 8-like isoform X3: MERDNFEISELGLNGTMGYLLSDLKSLRKLDLSDNSIHDTIPYQLPPNLTSINLAGNNLSGNLPYSFSSMVSLSYLNVSRNSLSQSIGDNFANLAGLATLDLSFNNFSGDLPSSLSSLANLSSLYLQNNQLSGSLNVLTSLPLTSLNVANNHFSGWLPPELKAIPNFLYGGNSFDNGPAPPPPPYTPPPPGGSITNRTHTGSDAPTTRGSNGESSHSNKGLTVGAIVGIILGSIVIALVLLLLLAFCIRKNKRKDAGARTPRGSLSVGRSNVNTEVQEQRLKSTAAVTDLKPPPAENLMVERLQEKNGSVERIKSPITATSYTVASLQMATNSFSQEFLVGEGSLGRVYKAEFPNGKVMAIKKIDSAAISLQEEDNFLEAVSNISRLRHPSIVTLAGYCAEHGQRLLVYEYIGNGNLHDMLHFAEDSSRTLTWNARVRVALGTARALEYLHEVCLPSVVHRNFKSANILLDEELNPHLSDCGLAAPNPNTERQVSTQMVGSFGYSAPEFALSGIYTVKSDVYSFGVVMLELLTGRKPLDSSRVRSEQSLVRWATPQLHDIDALAKMVDPALDGIYPAKSLSRFADIIALCVQPEPEFRPPMSEVVQALVRLVQRASVVRRRSSDESGFAYKIPELEAIDMPL, translated from the exons ATGGAAAGGGATAACTT CGAGATATCTGAATTGGGACTCAATGGAACAATGGGATACTTGCTTTCGGATCTTAAGTCATTGAGAAAACT TGATCTGAGTGACAACAGCATTCATGATACGATCCCATATCAGTTACCGCCAAATCTTACAAGCAT AAATCTTGCAGGCAACAACTTAAGTGGGAATCTTCCTTATTCCTTTTCTAGTATGGTTTCTCTAAGTTATTT GAACGTTAGCCGTAATTCGCTTTCCCAGTCAATTGGAGACAATTTTGCTAATCTTGCTGGCCTTGCAACCTT GGATCTCTCTTTCAACAACTTTTCTGGAGATCTTCCTAGTTCCTTGAGTTCACTGGCCAATCTCTCTTCTCT ATATCTGCAGAACAATCAATTGAGTGGTTCTCTTAATGTTCTTACGAGCTTGCCTTTGACTTCTCT CAATGTTGCAAACAACCATTTCAGTGGATGGCTACCTCCAGAACTTAAAGCGATCCctaatttttt ATATGGTGGAAATTCATTTGACAATGGTCCTGCCCCCCCTCCGCCACCATATACGCCACCTCCTCCAGGTGGATCAATTACTAATCGCACTCATACTGGGTCAGATGCACCTACCACACGAGGTTCTAATGGTGAATCATCCCATTCTAATAAGGGGTTGACAGTTGGGGCTATAGTTGGCATAATCCTGGGTTCCATAGTCATTGCTTTAGTTCTGCTACTACTTCTTGCCTTTTGCATTCGAAAAAATAAACGGAAGGACGCCGGTGCTAGAACTCCCAGGGGTAGTCTCTCGGTTGGAAGAAGTAATG TAAATACTGAGGTGCAAGAGCAGAGACTAAAAAGCACGGCTGCTGTTACAGATCTGAAGCCCCCACCTGCAGAAAATCTGATGGTTGAGAGGCTACAAGAGAAAAACGGATCTGTGGAGAGAATAAAGTCACCCATCACTGCTACATCATATACTGTTGCCTCTCTCCAAATGGCAACGAATAGCTTTAGTCAAGAATTTCTAGTTGGCGAAGGTTCCCTTGGTCGTGTTTACAAAGCAGAGTTCCCTAATGGAAAG GTAATGGCCATTAAGAAGATCGATAGTGCAGCAATTTCATTACAGGAGGAAGATAATTTTCTTGAAGCTGTTTCAAATATTTCACGCTTGAGGCACCCAAGCATTGTCACACTGGCTGGATATTGTGCAGAACATGGACAGCGTCTTCTAGTTTATGAGTATATAGGAAATGGGAATCTGCATGACATGCTCCATTTCGCTGAAGATAGCAGCAGGACCCTGACTTGGAATGCCCGTGTTAGGGTAGCACTTGGCACTGCTCGAGCCTTAGA GTACTTGCATGAAGTTTGCCTGCCATCTGTTGTACATAGAAACTTCAAGTCGGCAAACATTTTACTTGATGAAGAGCTTAATCCCCATTTGTCAGACTGTGGTTTGGCTGCTCCAAATCCAAACACAGAGAGGCAG GTCTCAACTCAGATGGTAGGTTCATTTGGTTATAGCGCACCTGAATTTGCATTGTCAGGGATATACACTGTAAAAAGTGATGTGTACAGTTTTGGAGTGGTGATGTTGGAGCTTTTGACTGGCAGAAAGCCACTGGACAG TTCAAGAGTGAGATCAGAACAATCACTTGTAAGATGGGCTACTCCCCAACTCCACGATATAGATGCCTTAGCAAAAATGGTTGATCCTGCCCTAGATGGCATATATCCTGCAAAGTCTCTCTCACGCTTTGCTGATATCATTGCCCTCTGTGTTCAG CCGGAACCTGAGTTTCGGCCTCCCATGTCTGAGGTTGTGCAAGCATTGGTGAGGTTAGTGCAAAGGGCAAGTGTGGTCAGAAGGCGTTCGAGTGATGAATCTGGTTTTGCATACAAGATACCCGAGCTTGAGGCCATCGACATGCCGTTATAA
- the LOC109008553 gene encoding protein STRUBBELIG-RECEPTOR FAMILY 8-like isoform X2, with amino-acid sequence MANQHAALPVSLTRQLPEFVLITLIFAALPLVRGATDPSEVQPLQVLYAALNSPSQLTNWKSSGGDPCSESWKGITCEGSAVVSIEISELGLNGTMGYLLSDLKSLRKLNLAGNNLSGNLPYSFSSMVSLSYLNVSRNSLSQSIGDNFANLAGLATLDLSFNNFSGDLPSSLSSLANLSSLYLQNNQLSGSLNVLTSLPLTSLNVANNHFSGWLPPELKAIPNFLYGGNSFDNGPAPPPPPYTPPPPGGSITNRTHTGSDAPTTRGSNGESSHSNKGLTVGAIVGIILGSIVIALVLLLLLAFCIRKNKRKDAGARTPRGSLSVGRSNVNTEVQEQRLKSTAAVTDLKPPPAENLMVERLQEKNGSVERIKSPITATSYTVASLQMATNSFSQEFLVGEGSLGRVYKAEFPNGKVMAIKKIDSAAISLQEEDNFLEAVSNISRLRHPSIVTLAGYCAEHGQRLLVYEYIGNGNLHDMLHFAEDSSRTLTWNARVRVALGTARALEYLHEVCLPSVVHRNFKSANILLDEELNPHLSDCGLAAPNPNTERQVSTQMVGSFGYSAPEFALSGIYTVKSDVYSFGVVMLELLTGRKPLDSSRVRSEQSLVRWATPQLHDIDALAKMVDPALDGIYPAKSLSRFADIIALCVQPEPEFRPPMSEVVQALVRLVQRASVVRRRSSDESGFAYKIPELEAIDMPL; translated from the exons ATGGCTAATCAACACGCTGCTCTTCCTGTATCTCTGACTCGCCAACTCCCTGAGTTTGTGTTAATTACGCTGATCTTTGCTGCTCTGCCTCTTGTTCGAGGCGCTACTGACCCTTCTGAGG TTCAACCTCTTCAGGTTCTGTATGCCGCGTTAAACAGTCCTTCTCAGCTAACTAATTGGAAAAGTAGCGGCGGTGATCCGTGCAGCGAGTCATGGAAAGGGATAACTTGTGAGGGCTCAGCTGTTGTTTCTAT CGAGATATCTGAATTGGGACTCAATGGAACAATGGGATACTTGCTTTCGGATCTTAAGTCATTGAGAAAACT AAATCTTGCAGGCAACAACTTAAGTGGGAATCTTCCTTATTCCTTTTCTAGTATGGTTTCTCTAAGTTATTT GAACGTTAGCCGTAATTCGCTTTCCCAGTCAATTGGAGACAATTTTGCTAATCTTGCTGGCCTTGCAACCTT GGATCTCTCTTTCAACAACTTTTCTGGAGATCTTCCTAGTTCCTTGAGTTCACTGGCCAATCTCTCTTCTCT ATATCTGCAGAACAATCAATTGAGTGGTTCTCTTAATGTTCTTACGAGCTTGCCTTTGACTTCTCT CAATGTTGCAAACAACCATTTCAGTGGATGGCTACCTCCAGAACTTAAAGCGATCCctaatttttt ATATGGTGGAAATTCATTTGACAATGGTCCTGCCCCCCCTCCGCCACCATATACGCCACCTCCTCCAGGTGGATCAATTACTAATCGCACTCATACTGGGTCAGATGCACCTACCACACGAGGTTCTAATGGTGAATCATCCCATTCTAATAAGGGGTTGACAGTTGGGGCTATAGTTGGCATAATCCTGGGTTCCATAGTCATTGCTTTAGTTCTGCTACTACTTCTTGCCTTTTGCATTCGAAAAAATAAACGGAAGGACGCCGGTGCTAGAACTCCCAGGGGTAGTCTCTCGGTTGGAAGAAGTAATG TAAATACTGAGGTGCAAGAGCAGAGACTAAAAAGCACGGCTGCTGTTACAGATCTGAAGCCCCCACCTGCAGAAAATCTGATGGTTGAGAGGCTACAAGAGAAAAACGGATCTGTGGAGAGAATAAAGTCACCCATCACTGCTACATCATATACTGTTGCCTCTCTCCAAATGGCAACGAATAGCTTTAGTCAAGAATTTCTAGTTGGCGAAGGTTCCCTTGGTCGTGTTTACAAAGCAGAGTTCCCTAATGGAAAG GTAATGGCCATTAAGAAGATCGATAGTGCAGCAATTTCATTACAGGAGGAAGATAATTTTCTTGAAGCTGTTTCAAATATTTCACGCTTGAGGCACCCAAGCATTGTCACACTGGCTGGATATTGTGCAGAACATGGACAGCGTCTTCTAGTTTATGAGTATATAGGAAATGGGAATCTGCATGACATGCTCCATTTCGCTGAAGATAGCAGCAGGACCCTGACTTGGAATGCCCGTGTTAGGGTAGCACTTGGCACTGCTCGAGCCTTAGA GTACTTGCATGAAGTTTGCCTGCCATCTGTTGTACATAGAAACTTCAAGTCGGCAAACATTTTACTTGATGAAGAGCTTAATCCCCATTTGTCAGACTGTGGTTTGGCTGCTCCAAATCCAAACACAGAGAGGCAG GTCTCAACTCAGATGGTAGGTTCATTTGGTTATAGCGCACCTGAATTTGCATTGTCAGGGATATACACTGTAAAAAGTGATGTGTACAGTTTTGGAGTGGTGATGTTGGAGCTTTTGACTGGCAGAAAGCCACTGGACAG TTCAAGAGTGAGATCAGAACAATCACTTGTAAGATGGGCTACTCCCCAACTCCACGATATAGATGCCTTAGCAAAAATGGTTGATCCTGCCCTAGATGGCATATATCCTGCAAAGTCTCTCTCACGCTTTGCTGATATCATTGCCCTCTGTGTTCAG CCGGAACCTGAGTTTCGGCCTCCCATGTCTGAGGTTGTGCAAGCATTGGTGAGGTTAGTGCAAAGGGCAAGTGTGGTCAGAAGGCGTTCGAGTGATGAATCTGGTTTTGCATACAAGATACCCGAGCTTGAGGCCATCGACATGCCGTTATAA
- the LOC109008555 gene encoding O-fucosyltransferase 2-like isoform X1: MASTPTTLSDTALESAGKTNEQEPPELGEIGVSDRAELNKARSSSFHARSNSPTSRSRQHSPSHSPRFGPSRFSNSDRSQASSFSDLKLLGFLWDRKQQLKAQQKGKRKAAKSWYSRKRVKGLVALIGLVGLFFLVNWIMLLRLQDQAVNSKVENSSSVSFPQREEEKWRNGKGKRPRRGIYGRMLALAAHALAERQNKPEPKDLWQEPFVPASAWRPCAEQRNWEPSDGNNGYILVTANGGMNQQRVAVCNAVVVARLLNSTLLVPRFLYSSVWKDESQFSDIYQEEHFINYLTPDIRIVKELPKDLQSLDLEAVGSVVTDEDIMKEAKPSFYLKKILPILFKNRVVHFVGFGNRLAFDPIPFQLQRLRCRCNFLALQFVPKIQETGALLLQRLRRHVGLPGALDRYLIGSSAGSSNNESSGSAKKTSKYLALHLRFEIDMVAHSLCEFGGGEEERQELEAYREIHFPALTLLKKTTKLPSPEELRLEGLCPLTPEEAILMLAALGFRRKTHIFVAGSQIYGGQSRLGALTSLYPNLVTKEKLLSSAELEPFVNFSSQLAALDFIGCTAANAFAMTDSGSQFSSLVSGYRIYYGGGKMPTIRPNKRRLADIFLKNSTIEWRVFEQRVRKAVRQTKHVQARPKARSVYRFPRCKECMCRTD, from the exons ATGGCCTCAACCCCTACTACCCTCTCAGACACCGCTCTCGAATCCGCCGGTAAAACGAACGAGCAAGAACCGCCTGAGCTTGGCGAGATCGGGGTTTCTGATCGGGCTGAGCTTAACAAGGCCAGGTCCAGCTCGTTCCACGCCCGGTCCAACTCACCCACTTCGAGGAGCCGACAGCACTCGCCCAGTCACTCCCCAAGGTTCGGCCCGAGTCGGTTCTCGAACTCTGACCGTTCCCAAGCGTCATCTTTTTCGGATCTCAAGTTGCTAGGGTTTCTATGGGACCGGAAGCAGCAGTTGAAGGCTCAGCAAAAGGGGAAGAGGAAGGCCGCCAAATCATGGTATAGTAGAAAGCGTGTGAAAGGGCTCGTGGCCCTAATTGGATTGGTgggtttgtttttcttggtGAATTGGATTATGCTTTTGCGATTACAGGATCAAGCTGTTAATTCTAAAGTTGAGAATTCGAGTTCGGTTTCGTTCCCGCAACGTGAAGag GAAAAATGGAGGAATGGTAAAGGCAAAAGACCACGGAGAGGTATCTACGGCAGGATGTTGGCTTTGGCTGCCCATGCCTTGGCTGAG AGACAGAATAAACCGGAGCCAAAAGACTTGTGGCAGGAGCCATTTGTTCCCGCTTCTGCTTGGAGACCTTGTGCTGAACAACGGAACTGGGAACCCagtg ATGGAAATAATGGATACATTTTGGTAACTGCAAATGGTGGGATGAACCAGCAGCGAGTTGCT GTTTGCAATGCAGTCGTGGTCGCACGATTACTTAATTCAACTCTGCTTGTTCCCAGATTTTTGTACAGTAGTGTATGGAAAGATGAGAG TCAATTCAGCGATATCTATCAGGAGGAGCATTTTATTAACTACTTGACTCCTGATATTCGGATAGTGAAGGAACTTCCTAAGGATCTGCAATCATTAGATTTGGAGGCTGTTGGCAGTGTT GTGACGGATGAAGACATCATGAAAGAGGCCAAACCAAGTTTTTACTTAAAGAAGATTCTCCCTATTCTATTTAAGAATAGAGTCGTACATTTTGTTGGATTTGGGAATCGATTGGCATTTGACCCAATACCATTTCAGTTGCAG AGACTTCGATGCAGATGTAATTTTCTTGCACTGCAATTTGTTCCAAAAATTCAAGAAACTGGTGCCTTGCTTCTTCAAAGGTTACGCCGGCATGTAGGTCTCCCTGGAGCACTGGATCGTTATCTTATCGGTTCATCTGCAGGATCAAGTAATAATGAAAGCAGTGGCAGTGCTAAGAAAACTTCCAAATATCTAGCTCTGCACCTGAGATTTGAAATTGACATGGTAGCTCATTCTTTATGTGAATTTGGTGGGGGTGAAGAAGAGAGACAAGAGTTGGAAGCATATCGTGAAATCCATTTCCCTGCATTGACACTTCTCAAGAAAACCACAAA GTTACCCTCTCCTGAAGAACTCAGGTTAGAAGGCCTTTGCCCTTTAACACCTGAGGAAGCAATACTTATGCTCGCTGCACTTGGATTCAGACGCAAGACGCATATATTTGTGGCAGGTTCTCAAATATATGGGGGTCAGTCTAGGTTGGGGGCTTTGACCAGCTTGTATCCTAATTTGGTTACTAAAGAAAAGCTGCTTTCATCAGCTGAACTTGAACCATTTGTGAATTTTTCATCTCAG TTAGCTGCTCTGGACTTCATAGGCTGTACTGCTGCAAATGCATTTGCCATGACTGATTCAGGGAGTCAGTTTTCATCTTTAGTGTCTGGGTATCGAATATACTATGGTGGAGGGAAAATGCCAACAATACGACCAAATAAACGCAGGCTTGCTGACATCTTTTTGAAGAATTCCACCATAGAATGGCGCGTGTTTGAACAGAGAGTGAGGAAGGCAGTTAGACAAACTAAACATGTCCAGGCAAGGCCAAAGGCGAGGAGTGTTTACAGGTTTCCACGGTGTAAAGAGTGTATGTGCAGGACAGATTAA
- the LOC109008555 gene encoding O-fucosyltransferase 15-like isoform X2, which yields MGPEAAVEGSAKGEEEGRQIMDQAVNSKVENSSSVSFPQREEEKWRNGKGKRPRRGIYGRMLALAAHALAERQNKPEPKDLWQEPFVPASAWRPCAEQRNWEPSDGNNGYILVTANGGMNQQRVAVCNAVVVARLLNSTLLVPRFLYSSVWKDESQFSDIYQEEHFINYLTPDIRIVKELPKDLQSLDLEAVGSVVTDEDIMKEAKPSFYLKKILPILFKNRVVHFVGFGNRLAFDPIPFQLQRLRCRCNFLALQFVPKIQETGALLLQRLRRHVGLPGALDRYLIGSSAGSSNNESSGSAKKTSKYLALHLRFEIDMVAHSLCEFGGGEEERQELEAYREIHFPALTLLKKTTKLPSPEELRLEGLCPLTPEEAILMLAALGFRRKTHIFVAGSQIYGGQSRLGALTSLYPNLVTKEKLLSSAELEPFVNFSSQLAALDFIGCTAANAFAMTDSGSQFSSLVSGYRIYYGGGKMPTIRPNKRRLADIFLKNSTIEWRVFEQRVRKAVRQTKHVQARPKARSVYRFPRCKECMCRTD from the exons ATGGGACCGGAAGCAGCAGTTGAAGGCTCAGCAAAAGGGGAAGAGGAAGGCCGCCAAATCATG GATCAAGCTGTTAATTCTAAAGTTGAGAATTCGAGTTCGGTTTCGTTCCCGCAACGTGAAGag GAAAAATGGAGGAATGGTAAAGGCAAAAGACCACGGAGAGGTATCTACGGCAGGATGTTGGCTTTGGCTGCCCATGCCTTGGCTGAG AGACAGAATAAACCGGAGCCAAAAGACTTGTGGCAGGAGCCATTTGTTCCCGCTTCTGCTTGGAGACCTTGTGCTGAACAACGGAACTGGGAACCCagtg ATGGAAATAATGGATACATTTTGGTAACTGCAAATGGTGGGATGAACCAGCAGCGAGTTGCT GTTTGCAATGCAGTCGTGGTCGCACGATTACTTAATTCAACTCTGCTTGTTCCCAGATTTTTGTACAGTAGTGTATGGAAAGATGAGAG TCAATTCAGCGATATCTATCAGGAGGAGCATTTTATTAACTACTTGACTCCTGATATTCGGATAGTGAAGGAACTTCCTAAGGATCTGCAATCATTAGATTTGGAGGCTGTTGGCAGTGTT GTGACGGATGAAGACATCATGAAAGAGGCCAAACCAAGTTTTTACTTAAAGAAGATTCTCCCTATTCTATTTAAGAATAGAGTCGTACATTTTGTTGGATTTGGGAATCGATTGGCATTTGACCCAATACCATTTCAGTTGCAG AGACTTCGATGCAGATGTAATTTTCTTGCACTGCAATTTGTTCCAAAAATTCAAGAAACTGGTGCCTTGCTTCTTCAAAGGTTACGCCGGCATGTAGGTCTCCCTGGAGCACTGGATCGTTATCTTATCGGTTCATCTGCAGGATCAAGTAATAATGAAAGCAGTGGCAGTGCTAAGAAAACTTCCAAATATCTAGCTCTGCACCTGAGATTTGAAATTGACATGGTAGCTCATTCTTTATGTGAATTTGGTGGGGGTGAAGAAGAGAGACAAGAGTTGGAAGCATATCGTGAAATCCATTTCCCTGCATTGACACTTCTCAAGAAAACCACAAA GTTACCCTCTCCTGAAGAACTCAGGTTAGAAGGCCTTTGCCCTTTAACACCTGAGGAAGCAATACTTATGCTCGCTGCACTTGGATTCAGACGCAAGACGCATATATTTGTGGCAGGTTCTCAAATATATGGGGGTCAGTCTAGGTTGGGGGCTTTGACCAGCTTGTATCCTAATTTGGTTACTAAAGAAAAGCTGCTTTCATCAGCTGAACTTGAACCATTTGTGAATTTTTCATCTCAG TTAGCTGCTCTGGACTTCATAGGCTGTACTGCTGCAAATGCATTTGCCATGACTGATTCAGGGAGTCAGTTTTCATCTTTAGTGTCTGGGTATCGAATATACTATGGTGGAGGGAAAATGCCAACAATACGACCAAATAAACGCAGGCTTGCTGACATCTTTTTGAAGAATTCCACCATAGAATGGCGCGTGTTTGAACAGAGAGTGAGGAAGGCAGTTAGACAAACTAAACATGTCCAGGCAAGGCCAAAGGCGAGGAGTGTTTACAGGTTTCCACGGTGTAAAGAGTGTATGTGCAGGACAGATTAA
- the LOC109008553 gene encoding protein STRUBBELIG-RECEPTOR FAMILY 8-like isoform X1: MANQHAALPVSLTRQLPEFVLITLIFAALPLVRGATDPSEVQPLQVLYAALNSPSQLTNWKSSGGDPCSESWKGITCEGSAVVSIEISELGLNGTMGYLLSDLKSLRKLDLSDNSIHDTIPYQLPPNLTSINLAGNNLSGNLPYSFSSMVSLSYLNVSRNSLSQSIGDNFANLAGLATLDLSFNNFSGDLPSSLSSLANLSSLYLQNNQLSGSLNVLTSLPLTSLNVANNHFSGWLPPELKAIPNFLYGGNSFDNGPAPPPPPYTPPPPGGSITNRTHTGSDAPTTRGSNGESSHSNKGLTVGAIVGIILGSIVIALVLLLLLAFCIRKNKRKDAGARTPRGSLSVGRSNVNTEVQEQRLKSTAAVTDLKPPPAENLMVERLQEKNGSVERIKSPITATSYTVASLQMATNSFSQEFLVGEGSLGRVYKAEFPNGKVMAIKKIDSAAISLQEEDNFLEAVSNISRLRHPSIVTLAGYCAEHGQRLLVYEYIGNGNLHDMLHFAEDSSRTLTWNARVRVALGTARALEYLHEVCLPSVVHRNFKSANILLDEELNPHLSDCGLAAPNPNTERQVSTQMVGSFGYSAPEFALSGIYTVKSDVYSFGVVMLELLTGRKPLDSSRVRSEQSLVRWATPQLHDIDALAKMVDPALDGIYPAKSLSRFADIIALCVQPEPEFRPPMSEVVQALVRLVQRASVVRRRSSDESGFAYKIPELEAIDMPL; encoded by the exons ATGGCTAATCAACACGCTGCTCTTCCTGTATCTCTGACTCGCCAACTCCCTGAGTTTGTGTTAATTACGCTGATCTTTGCTGCTCTGCCTCTTGTTCGAGGCGCTACTGACCCTTCTGAGG TTCAACCTCTTCAGGTTCTGTATGCCGCGTTAAACAGTCCTTCTCAGCTAACTAATTGGAAAAGTAGCGGCGGTGATCCGTGCAGCGAGTCATGGAAAGGGATAACTTGTGAGGGCTCAGCTGTTGTTTCTAT CGAGATATCTGAATTGGGACTCAATGGAACAATGGGATACTTGCTTTCGGATCTTAAGTCATTGAGAAAACT TGATCTGAGTGACAACAGCATTCATGATACGATCCCATATCAGTTACCGCCAAATCTTACAAGCAT AAATCTTGCAGGCAACAACTTAAGTGGGAATCTTCCTTATTCCTTTTCTAGTATGGTTTCTCTAAGTTATTT GAACGTTAGCCGTAATTCGCTTTCCCAGTCAATTGGAGACAATTTTGCTAATCTTGCTGGCCTTGCAACCTT GGATCTCTCTTTCAACAACTTTTCTGGAGATCTTCCTAGTTCCTTGAGTTCACTGGCCAATCTCTCTTCTCT ATATCTGCAGAACAATCAATTGAGTGGTTCTCTTAATGTTCTTACGAGCTTGCCTTTGACTTCTCT CAATGTTGCAAACAACCATTTCAGTGGATGGCTACCTCCAGAACTTAAAGCGATCCctaatttttt ATATGGTGGAAATTCATTTGACAATGGTCCTGCCCCCCCTCCGCCACCATATACGCCACCTCCTCCAGGTGGATCAATTACTAATCGCACTCATACTGGGTCAGATGCACCTACCACACGAGGTTCTAATGGTGAATCATCCCATTCTAATAAGGGGTTGACAGTTGGGGCTATAGTTGGCATAATCCTGGGTTCCATAGTCATTGCTTTAGTTCTGCTACTACTTCTTGCCTTTTGCATTCGAAAAAATAAACGGAAGGACGCCGGTGCTAGAACTCCCAGGGGTAGTCTCTCGGTTGGAAGAAGTAATG TAAATACTGAGGTGCAAGAGCAGAGACTAAAAAGCACGGCTGCTGTTACAGATCTGAAGCCCCCACCTGCAGAAAATCTGATGGTTGAGAGGCTACAAGAGAAAAACGGATCTGTGGAGAGAATAAAGTCACCCATCACTGCTACATCATATACTGTTGCCTCTCTCCAAATGGCAACGAATAGCTTTAGTCAAGAATTTCTAGTTGGCGAAGGTTCCCTTGGTCGTGTTTACAAAGCAGAGTTCCCTAATGGAAAG GTAATGGCCATTAAGAAGATCGATAGTGCAGCAATTTCATTACAGGAGGAAGATAATTTTCTTGAAGCTGTTTCAAATATTTCACGCTTGAGGCACCCAAGCATTGTCACACTGGCTGGATATTGTGCAGAACATGGACAGCGTCTTCTAGTTTATGAGTATATAGGAAATGGGAATCTGCATGACATGCTCCATTTCGCTGAAGATAGCAGCAGGACCCTGACTTGGAATGCCCGTGTTAGGGTAGCACTTGGCACTGCTCGAGCCTTAGA GTACTTGCATGAAGTTTGCCTGCCATCTGTTGTACATAGAAACTTCAAGTCGGCAAACATTTTACTTGATGAAGAGCTTAATCCCCATTTGTCAGACTGTGGTTTGGCTGCTCCAAATCCAAACACAGAGAGGCAG GTCTCAACTCAGATGGTAGGTTCATTTGGTTATAGCGCACCTGAATTTGCATTGTCAGGGATATACACTGTAAAAAGTGATGTGTACAGTTTTGGAGTGGTGATGTTGGAGCTTTTGACTGGCAGAAAGCCACTGGACAG TTCAAGAGTGAGATCAGAACAATCACTTGTAAGATGGGCTACTCCCCAACTCCACGATATAGATGCCTTAGCAAAAATGGTTGATCCTGCCCTAGATGGCATATATCCTGCAAAGTCTCTCTCACGCTTTGCTGATATCATTGCCCTCTGTGTTCAG CCGGAACCTGAGTTTCGGCCTCCCATGTCTGAGGTTGTGCAAGCATTGGTGAGGTTAGTGCAAAGGGCAAGTGTGGTCAGAAGGCGTTCGAGTGATGAATCTGGTTTTGCATACAAGATACCCGAGCTTGAGGCCATCGACATGCCGTTATAA